In a single window of the Leisingera daeponensis DSM 23529 genome:
- the mtaB gene encoding tRNA (N(6)-L-threonylcarbamoyladenosine(37)-C(2))-methylthiotransferase MtaB: MSAPKFTTLGCRLNAYETEAMKDLSQQAGLENAVVVNTCAVTAEAVRKARQEIRRLRRENPEAPIIVTGCAAQTEPETFAAMEEVTRVIGNTEKMQAETWQQIAKGPDFIGTTEKVQVDDIMSVTETAGHLIDGFGTRSRAYVQVQNGCDHRCTFCIIPYGRGNSRSVPAGVVIDQIKRLVDRGYNEVVLTGVDLTSWGADLPAKPRLGDLVMRILKLVPDLPRLRISSIDSIEADENLMQAIATEPRLMPHLHLSLQHGDDLILKRMARRHLRDDAIAFCEEARRLRPEMTFGADIIAGFPTETDAHFENSMKLVTDCGLTWLHVFPYSKREGTPAARIPNQVNGNVIKERAARLRAAGDAQVERHLAAQIGKTHRILMENPHMGRTEQFTEVAFAAPQDEGRIVTAEITGVAGNQLVA, from the coding sequence ATGAGCGCTCCGAAATTCACCACCCTTGGCTGCCGCCTGAACGCCTATGAAACCGAGGCGATGAAGGATCTGAGCCAGCAGGCGGGCCTGGAAAACGCCGTGGTGGTGAACACCTGTGCGGTGACGGCCGAGGCCGTGCGCAAGGCGCGCCAGGAGATCCGCCGCTTGCGCCGGGAAAACCCGGAGGCACCGATCATCGTGACCGGCTGCGCCGCCCAGACCGAACCGGAAACCTTCGCCGCGATGGAAGAGGTCACCCGCGTCATCGGCAACACCGAAAAGATGCAGGCCGAAACCTGGCAGCAGATCGCCAAGGGGCCGGATTTCATCGGCACCACGGAAAAGGTGCAGGTCGACGACATCATGTCGGTGACTGAAACCGCGGGCCACCTGATCGACGGTTTCGGCACCCGCAGCCGCGCCTATGTGCAGGTGCAGAACGGCTGCGACCACCGCTGCACGTTCTGCATCATCCCCTACGGCCGCGGCAACTCCCGCTCGGTCCCCGCAGGCGTGGTGATCGACCAGATCAAGCGGCTGGTGGACAGGGGCTACAACGAGGTGGTTCTGACGGGTGTGGACCTCACCTCCTGGGGCGCGGATCTGCCCGCAAAGCCGCGCCTGGGCGACCTGGTGATGCGGATCCTGAAACTCGTGCCGGACCTGCCGCGCCTGCGCATCTCTTCCATCGACTCGATCGAGGCGGACGAGAATCTGATGCAGGCGATTGCCACCGAACCGCGGCTGATGCCGCACCTGCACCTGTCACTGCAGCACGGCGACGACCTTATTCTGAAACGCATGGCCCGGCGCCACCTGCGCGACGACGCCATCGCGTTTTGCGAAGAGGCCCGCCGCCTGCGCCCCGAGATGACCTTTGGCGCCGACATCATCGCAGGCTTTCCGACCGAAACCGACGCCCATTTCGAAAACTCTATGAAGCTGGTCACCGACTGCGGCCTGACCTGGCTGCACGTTTTCCCCTACTCCAAGCGCGAAGGCACCCCGGCCGCCCGGATCCCGAACCAGGTGAACGGCAATGTGATCAAGGAGCGTGCGGCCCGCCTGCGCGCGGCTGGCGATGCGCAAGTGGAGCGCCATCTGGCAGCCCAGATCGGCAAGACCCACCGCATCCTGATGGAAAACCCGCATATGGGCCGCACCGAGCAGTTCACCGAGGTGGCATTTGCGGCCCCGCAGGACGAAGGCCGGATCGTAACCGCTGAAATTACCGGGGTGGCAGGCAACCAGCTAGTGGCTTGA
- a CDS encoding glyoxalase superfamily protein, which produces MQTNSALPPVPQLKAEARLLRKHSEAQGQPIPHSTALERIARCYGFRDWNTLSARASNAPELRLGMRVEGRYLGQPFTGCVRGLAACGGDGHRRITLHFDAPVDVVQFDSFSSWRQRVSAVINADDRSPQRTSNGLPHLTVKPLA; this is translated from the coding sequence ATGCAGACCAACTCTGCCCTTCCCCCCGTGCCGCAGCTCAAGGCCGAAGCACGGCTCTTGCGCAAGCATTCCGAGGCCCAGGGCCAGCCCATCCCCCACAGCACCGCCCTGGAGCGGATCGCCCGCTGCTACGGCTTCCGGGACTGGAACACGCTCAGCGCCCGCGCCTCGAACGCGCCGGAGCTGCGGCTGGGAATGCGGGTCGAGGGGCGCTATCTCGGCCAGCCCTTCACTGGCTGCGTTCGCGGGCTGGCGGCCTGCGGCGGCGACGGCCACCGGCGGATCACTTTGCACTTCGATGCGCCGGTGGACGTGGTTCAATTCGACAGCTTCTCGTCCTGGCGCCAGCGGGTGTCGGCGGTCATCAACGCAGACGACCGCTCGCCGCAGAGAACCTCCAACGGGCTGCCGCATCTGACGGTCAAACCGCTGGCCTGA
- a CDS encoding cytochrome c1 yields the protein MFKKLATGAAFALALIPAASFAAGGGEQHITDYDFSFEGPFGTYDRNQLQRGLQVYTEVCAACHGLKLVPIRTLSDEGGPQMPEDQVRAYAADNFSVYDPELDEDRPAKPVDNFPVNNNAGAPDLSMMAKARAGFHGPYGLGLNQLFKGMGGAEYIASLLAGYTGETKEEAGTTFYENTAFPGGWISMAPPLSDEQVEFADGHANDVDAMAQDVAAFLMWTAEPKMMARKQAGFVGVLFLTVLSVLLYLTNKKLWAPVKGKD from the coding sequence ATGTTCAAGAAACTGGCAACCGGTGCCGCCTTCGCTCTGGCCCTGATCCCTGCTGCGTCTTTCGCAGCAGGCGGCGGCGAGCAGCACATCACCGACTACGACTTCTCGTTCGAGGGGCCGTTCGGCACCTACGACCGCAACCAGCTGCAGCGCGGCTTGCAGGTCTATACCGAAGTCTGCGCAGCCTGCCACGGTCTGAAGCTGGTGCCGATCCGCACCCTGTCGGACGAAGGCGGCCCGCAGATGCCCGAAGATCAGGTGCGTGCCTACGCAGCTGACAACTTCAGCGTCTACGATCCGGAACTGGATGAGGACCGCCCGGCCAAGCCGGTCGACAACTTCCCGGTGAACAACAACGCCGGCGCCCCGGACCTCAGCATGATGGCCAAGGCGCGGGCGGGCTTCCATGGCCCCTATGGCCTGGGCCTGAACCAGCTGTTCAAGGGCATGGGCGGTGCCGAATACATCGCCTCGCTGCTGGCAGGCTACACCGGCGAGACCAAGGAAGAAGCCGGCACCACCTTCTATGAGAACACCGCCTTCCCGGGCGGCTGGATCTCGATGGCGCCGCCGCTGTCGGATGAGCAGGTGGAATTTGCCGACGGCCATGCCAACGACGTGGACGCCATGGCGCAGGACGTTGCGGCCTTCCTGATGTGGACTGCCGAGCCTAAGATGATGGCCCGCAAGCAAGCCGGTTTTGTCGGCGTGCTGTTCCTGACCGTGCTGTCGGTGCTGCTGTACCTGACCAACAAGAAGCTGTGGGCGCCGGTCAAAGGCAAGGACTGA
- the petB gene encoding cytochrome b — protein sequence MSGIPHDHYEPKTGAEKWLHSRLPIVGLIYDTIMIPTPKNLNWWWIWGIVLAFCLALQIVTGIVLVMHYTPHVDMAFASVEHIMRNVNGGHMLRYLHMNGASLFFVAVYIHIFRGLYYGSYKAPREITWIVGMLIYLMMMGTAFMGYVLPWGQMSFWGATVITGLFGAIPFIGEPIQTWLLGGPAVDNATLNRFFSLHYLLPFVIAALVIVHIWAFHTTGNNNPTGVDVRKGSKEEAKKDTLPFWPYFVIKDFLGLAVVLVVFWAIVGFMPNYLGHPDNYIEANPLVTPAHIVPEWYFLPFYAILRAFTSEVWVVQFASFITGGIVDAKFFGVIAMFGAILAMALAPWLDTSRVRSGRYRPMFKWWFALLVIDFFALMWLGAMPAEEPYASFSLIASAYWFGYFFVILPLLGVIEKPLPQPATIEEDFEAHYGKKSSAEATPAE from the coding sequence ATGTCCGGTATTCCCCACGACCATTACGAGCCGAAGACAGGCGCAGAGAAGTGGCTGCACAGCCGCCTGCCCATCGTCGGCCTGATCTATGACACCATCATGATCCCCACCCCCAAGAACCTGAACTGGTGGTGGATCTGGGGCATCGTCCTGGCCTTCTGCCTGGCGCTGCAGATCGTCACCGGCATCGTCCTGGTGATGCACTACACCCCGCATGTCGACATGGCCTTTGCATCCGTTGAGCACATCATGCGCAACGTGAACGGCGGCCATATGCTGCGCTACCTTCACATGAACGGCGCCTCGCTGTTCTTTGTTGCCGTCTACATCCACATCTTCCGCGGCCTGTACTATGGCTCCTACAAGGCGCCCCGCGAGATCACCTGGATCGTCGGCATGCTGATCTACCTGATGATGATGGGCACCGCCTTCATGGGCTACGTGCTGCCGTGGGGCCAGATGTCCTTCTGGGGCGCCACCGTGATCACCGGCCTGTTCGGCGCGATCCCCTTCATCGGCGAACCGATCCAGACCTGGCTCCTGGGCGGGCCGGCGGTGGACAACGCTACCCTGAACCGCTTCTTCTCGCTGCACTACCTGCTGCCGTTCGTGATTGCGGCGCTGGTGATCGTGCACATCTGGGCCTTCCACACCACCGGCAACAACAACCCCACCGGTGTTGACGTCCGCAAGGGTTCCAAGGAAGAAGCCAAGAAAGACACCCTGCCGTTCTGGCCGTATTTCGTGATCAAGGACTTCCTGGGCCTGGCCGTGGTGCTGGTTGTGTTCTGGGCGATCGTCGGCTTCATGCCGAACTACCTGGGCCACCCGGACAACTACATCGAAGCCAACCCGCTGGTGACTCCGGCGCACATCGTTCCGGAATGGTACTTCCTGCCGTTCTACGCGATCCTGCGTGCCTTCACCTCCGAAGTCTGGGTCGTGCAGTTTGCCTCCTTCATCACCGGCGGCATCGTGGATGCGAAGTTCTTTGGCGTGATCGCCATGTTCGGCGCGATCCTGGCGATGGCCCTGGCGCCCTGGCTGGACACTTCGCGCGTCCGTTCGGGCCGCTACCGCCCGATGTTCAAGTGGTGGTTCGCGCTGCTGGTGATCGACTTCTTTGCCCTGATGTGGCTGGGCGCGATGCCGGCGGAAGAGCCCTATGCGTCGTTCTCGCTGATCGCATCGGCCTATTGGTTCGGCTACTTCTTCGTGATCCTGCCGCTGCTGGGCGTGATCGAGAAGCCGCTGCCGCAACCGGCGACCATCGAAGAGGATTTCGAGGCCCACTACGGCAAGAAATCTTCTGCTGAAGCCACTCCTGCCGAGTAA
- the petA gene encoding ubiquinol-cytochrome c reductase iron-sulfur subunit, whose translation MSHAEDHEGTRRDFLYYATAGAGAVTAGAAVWPLVNQMNPSADVKALSSILVDVSGVEVGTQISVMFLGKPVFIRRRTQEEIEAAREVELSELIDPRSENANKPGTDAADVNRTLDETGEWLVMMGVCTHLGCVPLGDGAGEFNGWFCPCHGSHYDTAGRIRKGPAPENLHIPLAEFTDATTIKLG comes from the coding sequence GTGTCCCACGCAGAAGACCACGAAGGAACCCGGAGAGATTTCCTCTACTACGCCACTGCCGGCGCCGGGGCAGTGACCGCGGGTGCCGCCGTATGGCCCCTGGTCAACCAGATGAACCCCTCCGCCGACGTGAAAGCGCTGTCCTCGATCCTGGTCGATGTCAGCGGCGTGGAAGTTGGCACGCAGATTTCGGTCATGTTCCTGGGCAAGCCGGTGTTCATCCGCCGCCGCACCCAAGAGGAGATCGAGGCGGCCCGCGAAGTGGAGCTGTCCGAGCTGATCGACCCGCGGTCGGAAAACGCCAACAAGCCGGGCACCGACGCGGCTGACGTGAACCGTACCCTCGACGAAACCGGCGAATGGCTGGTGATGATGGGTGTCTGCACCCACCTGGGCTGTGTGCCGCTGGGTGACGGCGCAGGCGAATTCAACGGCTGGTTCTGCCCGTGCCACGGGTCGCACTACGACACCGCCGGCCGGATCCGCAAAGGCCCCGCGCCGGAGAACCTGCACATTCCGCTGGCCGAGTTCACCGACGCCACCACCATCAAGCTGGGATAA